A single region of the Deinococcus carri genome encodes:
- a CDS encoding M36 family metallopeptidase codes for MKTRSGLILLLSATLLAACGTQNSAAPDASAPPLLTAQGGSGKPPTGQRQVAARVFLPNPVQTTGDQKDSAAAVPPSAYFPVVLTNLDGSGYLSGDYAKVISETGTPVYGSGPFNFTRDQDGFEQVMAYFWVTEAQKYLQSLGFGSDLPPVNRRQQAIRVSQWGQDNSFQTDKQDLLRFGKGGVDDAEDGEVIVHEYGHAVHAAQVPGFGGSLEAGSIGEAFGDYLALSVGEAVARAHNAPIRTPLPCIADWDSTSYTSATPHCLRRTDTDKHYPEDVVGEVHADGEIWSRALWDIRQALGARTADRIIVDAQFRFAPDTSFAAAAQATVDTARQMSGSAAAAAVRQAFVARGILK; via the coding sequence ATGAAGACGCGCTCAGGCCTGATCCTCCTGCTGTCCGCCACCTTGCTCGCCGCCTGCGGCACCCAGAACAGCGCCGCGCCCGACGCCAGCGCGCCGCCGCTCCTCACGGCGCAGGGCGGCAGCGGCAAGCCGCCGACCGGGCAGCGCCAGGTGGCCGCCCGCGTGTTCCTGCCCAACCCGGTGCAGACGACCGGCGACCAGAAGGACAGCGCCGCCGCCGTGCCCCCCAGTGCGTATTTCCCCGTGGTCCTCACGAATCTGGACGGCAGCGGATACCTGAGTGGCGACTACGCGAAGGTGATCAGCGAGACAGGAACGCCCGTGTACGGCAGCGGTCCCTTCAACTTCACCCGCGATCAGGACGGGTTCGAGCAGGTGATGGCCTACTTCTGGGTGACGGAGGCGCAGAAGTACCTGCAAAGCCTGGGCTTCGGCAGCGACCTGCCCCCCGTCAACCGGCGGCAGCAGGCCATCCGGGTGAGCCAGTGGGGGCAGGACAATTCCTTCCAGACCGACAAGCAGGACCTGCTGCGCTTCGGCAAGGGCGGCGTGGACGACGCGGAAGACGGCGAGGTGATCGTCCACGAGTACGGCCACGCGGTTCATGCCGCGCAGGTGCCCGGCTTCGGGGGCAGCCTGGAAGCGGGCAGCATCGGGGAGGCCTTCGGGGACTACCTGGCCCTGAGCGTGGGTGAGGCGGTGGCCCGTGCCCACAACGCGCCCATCCGCACGCCGCTCCCCTGCATTGCCGACTGGGACAGCACGAGCTACACGTCGGCCACGCCCCACTGCCTGCGCCGCACCGACACGGACAAGCACTACCCGGAGGACGTGGTGGGCGAGGTCCACGCCGACGGCGAGATCTGGTCCCGCGCCCTGTGGGACATCCGGCAGGCGCTGGGCGCGCGGACCGCCGACCGCATCATCGTCGATGCTCAGTTCCGCTTTGCGCCCGACACCAGCTTTGCCGCCGCCGCCCAGGCCACAGTGGACACGGCCAGGCAGATGTCTGGCTCTGCCGCCGCCGCGGCCGTCCGTCAGGCGTTCGTGGCGCGGGGCATCCTGAAGTGA
- the pnp gene encoding polyribonucleotide nucleotidyltransferase, whose product MIGKTYTTMLGGRELSIETGKLAKLVSGSVTLRYGDTVLLVTAQAREERSTLDFLPLTVEFEERHYAVGRIPGSFHRREGRPGEQAILSARITDRQIRPLFPKGYRQETQVIITVLSADQQNAPDVLGAIGASAALSVSDIPWNGPTACVRVGQLDGEYVINPTADQLTRSGMDLVVAGTRDAVMMVEAGAQGASEEALVGAIEFAHREMQGVLDLIEQMRAEVGREKFNFLAEGDLSTDLVPELAEAARTAGLRDALLTIKKKERSANLKALRDRLIEERVPEGEGEDAPERIAALKAAFAKVEKQELRRLIIEDDLRADGRNSKTVRPIWIEARPLPRAHGSAIFTRGETQVLGITTLGTERDELLVDNLTSETNDRFLLHYNFPPYSTGEVKRMGGQSRREVGHGHLAKRAIRAVLPSFEDFPYVIRVVGEVLESNGSSSMATVCAGTLSLMDAGVPLQAPVAGVAMGLVMEGGRYRILTDILGLEDALGDMDFKVCGTAEGVTALQMDIKVGGITPAIMREALTQAREARLHILGKMAEVLPAPRAELSPTAPRIVSLKINPELIGKVIGPGGKQVRELEAMGAQVTIEEDGTIRIFSADGQAAEAVRQKIEGLTKTAKVGEEYEGTVVKTAPFGAFVNLFPGQDGMLHISQMSEERVNAVEDVLNVGDKLRVKIANIDDRGKIDLIRPELEGKIAPREPRPARTGGDRGPRPPRRD is encoded by the coding sequence ATGATTGGAAAGACCTACACCACGATGCTCGGCGGCCGTGAACTGAGCATCGAGACCGGCAAGCTGGCGAAACTCGTCAGCGGCAGCGTCACGCTGCGCTACGGCGACACGGTGCTGCTCGTGACCGCACAGGCACGCGAGGAACGCAGCACGCTGGACTTTCTCCCGCTGACCGTCGAATTCGAGGAACGGCACTACGCGGTGGGCCGCATTCCCGGCTCCTTCCACCGCCGCGAGGGGCGGCCCGGCGAGCAGGCCATTCTCAGCGCCCGCATCACCGACCGCCAGATTCGCCCCCTCTTCCCCAAGGGCTACCGCCAGGAGACGCAGGTGATCATCACCGTGCTGTCGGCGGACCAGCAGAACGCGCCAGACGTGCTGGGGGCCATCGGTGCGTCGGCGGCCCTGAGCGTCAGCGACATTCCCTGGAACGGGCCGACCGCCTGCGTGCGCGTCGGGCAGCTTGACGGCGAGTACGTCATTAACCCCACCGCCGACCAGCTCACGCGCTCGGGCATGGACCTGGTGGTCGCCGGCACGCGCGACGCCGTGATGATGGTCGAGGCGGGCGCGCAGGGGGCAAGCGAGGAGGCGCTCGTGGGGGCCATCGAGTTCGCGCACCGCGAGATGCAGGGCGTGCTGGACCTGATCGAGCAGATGCGCGCCGAGGTGGGCCGCGAGAAGTTCAACTTCCTGGCCGAGGGCGACCTCAGCACCGACCTGGTGCCCGAACTGGCCGAGGCGGCGCGGACGGCGGGCCTGCGTGACGCCCTGCTGACCATCAAGAAAAAGGAACGCAGCGCGAACCTCAAGGCCCTGCGCGACCGCCTGATCGAGGAGCGCGTGCCGGAAGGCGAGGGCGAGGACGCCCCGGAACGCATCGCCGCGCTCAAGGCCGCCTTCGCCAAGGTCGAGAAGCAGGAGCTGCGCCGCCTGATCATCGAGGACGACCTGCGCGCCGACGGCCGCAACTCCAAGACGGTGCGCCCCATCTGGATCGAGGCGCGGCCTCTGCCCCGCGCGCACGGCAGCGCCATCTTCACGCGCGGCGAGACGCAGGTGCTGGGCATCACCACGCTGGGCACCGAGCGCGACGAGCTGCTGGTGGACAACCTGACCAGCGAGACGAACGACCGCTTCCTGCTGCACTACAACTTCCCGCCCTACTCGACGGGCGAGGTCAAGCGCATGGGCGGCCAGTCGCGCCGCGAGGTCGGGCACGGCCACCTCGCCAAGCGGGCCATCCGCGCGGTGCTGCCTTCCTTCGAGGACTTCCCCTACGTGATTCGCGTGGTAGGCGAGGTGCTGGAATCGAACGGGTCGTCGAGCATGGCGACGGTCTGCGCGGGCACCCTCTCGCTGATGGACGCGGGCGTGCCCCTCCAGGCTCCGGTCGCGGGCGTGGCGATGGGCCTGGTGATGGAGGGCGGGCGCTACCGCATCCTGACCGACATCCTGGGTCTGGAGGACGCGCTGGGCGACATGGACTTCAAGGTCTGCGGCACCGCCGAGGGCGTCACGGCTCTGCAAATGGACATCAAGGTAGGTGGCATCACGCCCGCGATCATGCGCGAGGCGCTGACCCAGGCTCGCGAGGCGCGGCTGCACATCCTGGGCAAGATGGCCGAGGTGCTGCCCGCCCCACGCGCCGAACTCTCCCCCACCGCGCCGCGGATCGTCAGCCTGAAAATCAACCCCGAGCTGATCGGCAAGGTGATCGGTCCCGGCGGCAAGCAGGTGCGCGAGCTGGAGGCGATGGGCGCGCAGGTCACCATCGAGGAGGACGGCACCATCCGCATCTTCAGCGCAGACGGCCAGGCTGCCGAGGCGGTGCGCCAGAAGATCGAGGGCCTGACCAAGACGGCCAAGGTGGGCGAGGAGTACGAGGGCACCGTGGTCAAGACCGCGCCCTTCGGGGCCTTTGTCAACCTGTTCCCCGGCCAGGACGGCATGCTGCACATCTCACAGATGAGCGAGGAGCGCGTGAATGCCGTTGAGGACGTGCTGAACGTGGGTGACAAGCTGCGGGTCAAGATCGCCAACATCGACGACCGCGGCAAGATCGACCTGATCCGCCCCGAGCTGGAAGGCAAGATTGCCCCCCGCGAACCCCGCCCCGCCCGCACGGGTGGCGACCGGGGACCGCGCCCGCCGCGTCGGGACTGA